The Carassius gibelio isolate Cgi1373 ecotype wild population from Czech Republic chromosome B22, carGib1.2-hapl.c, whole genome shotgun sequence genome window below encodes:
- the gtpbp1l gene encoding GTP binding protein 1, like has protein sequence MAATESSLSPAVESVVPACMFAPDPGCAEDSPGAERSDAGDNQNGEAEDHLDLTSKFALVSPTGEQYECLQKQLRERIEEGCGETIYVVGMGTDGGDYGLDERDMEASVATVQSICEQVDADLILLRERTETAGHVRDYLIRRRVGEADFLEVRVAVVGNVDAGKSTLLGVLTHGELDNGRGFARQKLFRHKHEMESGRTSSVGNDILGFDQEGQVVNKPDSHGGSLDWTKICERSSKVITFIDLAGHEKYLKTTVFGMTGHLPDFCMLMVGSNAGIIGMTKEHLGLALALNVPVFVVVTKIDMCPANILQETLKLLQRLLKSPGCRKIPVLVQNKDDVIVTASNFSSERMCPIFQISNVTGENMDLLKMFLNLLSPRTTYKDDEPPEFQIDDTYSVPGVGTVVSGTTLRGLIRLNDTLLLGPDPLGVFIPIVVKSIHRKRMPVKEVHGGQTASFALKKIKRSSIRKGMVMVSPRLNPQACWEFEAEILVLHHPTTISPRYQAMVHCGSIRQTATIIGMNKDCLRTGDKATVLFRFIKTPEYFHPDQRLVFREGRTKAVGTITKLLQSKPQAKMQSTKKTSSQVEGSSSACEESSPMGGSPQMGQLLKSGGSGRRRGGQRHKGRSALSSTGTTTSAAGVSNN, from the exons GTCAGCCCTACAGGAGAGCAGTATGAGTGTTTACAAAAGCAGCTGCGAGAGCGAATAGAGGAAGGATGCGGAGAAACCATCTATGTGGTCGGAATGGGAACAG ATGGGGGTGATTATGGTCTGGATGAGCGGGATATGGAAGCATCTGTCGCTACGGTGCAGTCAATTTGTGAACAGGTTGATGCGGACTTGATTCTGCTGAGAGAGAGGACAGAAACAGCAGGACATGTCCGGGATTATCTCATCCGTCGTCGAGTGGGAGAGGCAGACTTCCTGGAAGTCAG GGTGGCGGTCGTAGGTAATGTAGACGCTGGTAAAAGCACACTTTTGGGTGTGCTAACCCATGGTGAACTTGACAACGGCCGTGGATTCGCCCGCCAGAAGCTATTCCGACACAAACACGAGATGGAGAGCGGCCGGACGAGTAGCGTCGGTAATGACATCCTGGGCTTCGACCAGGAGGGGCAGGTGGTCAACAAACCGGACAGCCATGGAGGCAGCCTGGACTGGACCAAAATCTGCGAGAGGTCATCGAAGGTCATCACTTTCATTGACTTGGCGGGCCACGAGAAGTACCTGAAGACCACCGTATTTGGCATGACTGGCCATCTGCCGGATTTCTGCATGCTAATG GTGGGAAGTAATGCAGGAATCATTGGCATGACTAAAGAGCACCTCGGTCTCGCTCTGGCGCTCAACGTTCCTGTTTTCGTAGTTGTAACAAAGATAGACATGTGTCCCGCTAACATCTTACAAG AGACGCTAAAGTTATTACAAAGGTTACTCAAGTCTCCAGGATGCAGAAAAATACCAGTTTTGGTGCAAAACAAGGATGATGTCATTGTTACAGCCTCAAACTTCAGCTCAGAAAG GATGTGTCCGATTTTCCAGATCTCAAATGTGACGGGAGAAAACATGGACTTGTTGAAAATGTTCCTGAACTTGCTGTCTCCCAGAACGACGTACAAGGACGACGAGCCGCCAGAGTTTCAGATTGACGACACATATTCAGTGCCG GGTGTAGGTACTGTAGTATCAGGGACTACTTTACGTGGATTAATACGGCTGAATGACACGCTGCTCCTCGGTCCGGATCCTCTGGGCGTCTTCATCCCCATCGTCGTCAAATCCATCCACCGCAAGCGCATGCCTGTTAAAGAAGTGCATGGGGGCCAGACTGCCTCATTCGCTCTGAAGAAGATCAAGCGTTCGTCGATCAGGAAGGGGATGGTGATGGTGTCGCCCCGCCTCAACCCACAGGCATGCTGGGAGTTTGAGGCAGAGATTCTCGTACTGCACCATCCAACGACGATATCGCCGAGATACCAAGCTATGG TTCACTGTGGCAGTATCAGACAGACGGCCACTATCATCGGTATGAACAAAGACTGTTTACGGACGGGGGACAAAGCCACCGTGCTCTTCCGCTTCATCAAGACCCCCGAGTACTTCCACCCGGACCAGAGACTCGTCTTCAGAGAGGGCAGGACCAAGGCCGTGGGCACCATCACTAAG CTGCTACAGAGCAAGCCTCAGGCCAAGATGCAGTCTACCAAGAAAACCTCGTCACAGGTGGAAGGCTCTTCATCAGCCTGCGAGGAAAGCTCACCGATGGGAGGAAGCCCTCAGATGGGACAGCTG ttgaAGTCTGGTGGAAGTGGTCGACGGCGTGGTGGCCAGCGGCACAAAGGCAGATCAGCTCTGAGCAGCACTGGAACAACTACTTCAGCAGCTGGAGTGAGCAACAACTGA